From a single Deltaproteobacteria bacterium genomic region:
- a CDS encoding helix-turn-helix domain-containing protein — translation MRRTEMLQEIRKMRFEEVYFGWSESRLNQEEAALILGVCDRTFRRYIDRYEEAGISGLSDKRLTQASFHRAPVDEVMAVAERYASGHRGWNVKHFYSWYRRDGGGRSYTWVKNTLQSRGLVSGSAKRGAHRKRR, via the coding sequence ATGCGACGGACAGAGATGCTACAGGAGATCCGGAAGATGCGATTTGAGGAGGTTTATTTTGGATGGAGTGAGAGTCGTTTGAACCAGGAAGAAGCGGCTCTGATTTTGGGGGTATGTGATCGGACGTTTCGTCGGTACATTGATCGGTACGAAGAGGCCGGGATATCGGGTTTGTCGGACAAGCGCCTGACGCAGGCATCATTTCATCGCGCCCCTGTGGATGAAGTGATGGCCGTCGCGGAGCGTTACGCGAGCGGGCATCGGGGTTGGAATGTGAAGCATTTTTACAGTTGGTATCGACGGGACGGAGGCGGGCGCAGTTACACATGGGTGAAAAACACGCTTCAGTCGCGAGGTCTGGTTTCTGGATCGGCCAAGCGGGGAGCACATCGTAAGCGGCG